Below is a window of Lacrimispora xylanolytica DNA.
TTTAAAAACAAAAATATGCCGGTAATTCGGGGTGATGTTTTCTCTCTGTGGTTTAAAACCGCCTTTGCCTGCATTCCTGGAGCAGCAGTCACTATCTTATTTGATGACTTTATTGAAGCCCATCTTCATACTCCATTTGTGATTGCAGCGGCACTGATTTTCTATGGAATCGCATTTATACTGGTGGAAAACTGGAACAAACATAGAACACCTAAGATTAATGAGCTTACGAATATCACTTATCAGACTGCTTTTCTCATTGGCTTGTTCCAGGTTCTTTCTATTATCCCTGGAACCTCCCGCTCCGGGTCCACCATCATCGGCGCTCTTATCATAGGCGTCTCCCGTGTGGCTGCGGCAGAATTTACATTCTTTCTCGCTGTCCCTGTCATGTTTGGCTTAAGTGCACTGAAAATCCTTAAGTTCGGCCTGGAATTTTCCGGTTCTGAATTAATTATCTTAGTGGTTGGAATGGTAACAGCCTTTGTGGTTTCAATCTTTGTCATCAAGTTCTTAATGAGCTTTATTAAAAAGCATGATTTTAAATTGTTTGGCTGGTACCGTATTTACTTTGGACTGTTTGTCATACTGATTACCCTGCTATTTTAACGAAATAAGCATATAAAAACCGCCTTATCCTTTCTATGACTGCCAGACAGCCACTGAGATAAGACGGTTTTTGTCATTTATTTATCTTTTTTCCATTCTTCATGCTCTATTTTCTTTTCACAAGCAGGCACAAATGCCGAACTGTAAAGATAAGGAACCAGGACGGTGGATACATTTCTATGTCTCCTCAGTCTCTGCATGATAAAATATGTGGTCTGGTTGTGCAGGATGTTGGCAAACCAGCTTTCTTCCATAAAACGAGACATGACAATGGTAATCATATCGCCAGGCTCTAAGTTCTGTTCCCGTTTGCTGATATAGTCCTCAACCGGCTCTATAAGCTCCCGGTAAGGAGAGTTTACAACTTCAAGGGGCACATCTATGCCCGTCTCCACCCATTTCTTTCTCAGCAGTTCACTTTGCTTTTCATCGGTAGAGATATGAAGGGCAACAACGTTGGAGGTTATTAAATTAGCATAGTTAAGAGCTTTTAATACAGAACGGTTGATTCCACCCACTAACACGATACAAAGATTCGTATCCTTACTAACGCTTTTATGATAATGGGCCATGAAGTTATTGACCTTTAGCTGGCGTCCTACGAATTGATAATGCTTCTCGATCCGGTACATAATGTATACGATTACCGGAATGACAATTGCTAAAAGCCAGGAACCCTGATGAAACCTTGTAACAAATACAATGACAGTTCCGGTTCCGGTCATCAAAGCACCAAGACCGTTAATCAGCATCTTATACCAGTATCCTTTTCCTTTTACACGAATCCACCTTAGCACCATTCCTGTTTGGGAAAGAGTGAAGGATAAAAATACTCCGATGGCATAAAGAGGTATCAGATAATGAGTCTCTGCGTTAAAAATAATGAGCAGAAAGGCTGCCAGGAAAAAAATAAATAAAATACCGTTTGAAAAGCTGAGCCTGGTTCCCCGATGCATAAACTGTCGAGGCACATAACCATCGTCAGCAAGGATAGCAAGCAGAGTAGGTAAGCCGTTATAAGCAGTATTAGCTGCCAGCAAAAGGATCAAAGAGGTAGCAAACTGAAGGATATAAAACATGATACCATGTCCAAAAACTGCTGACCCAAGCTGAGAGATAACAGTCTTTCCTTCTAACGGAATGATATGCAGTGACGTTACAAGGATTACGGATCCTCCGAAAATGACGATAATAATTCCTACCAGAATAAATAGTACATTCTTGGCATTTTTCTGGGAAGGCTCCCGGAAGCTTGGAACTGCATTGCTGACTACTTCTACACCGGTCAATGCCGAGCATCCGGAAGAAAAGGCCCTGAGCAAAAGAAAGAGAGAAACTGTGCCCACGCCGTCCGTTACGGACTTCATAGATTCCGGGTATTGAACCGGAGATAAGTTACCGGTAAAAAGCTTTACAAAGCCGGTAACAATGAGAGCCAGCATGATTAGTATAAATGCATACGTCGGAATACCAAAAAGCTTTGACGCCTCTCTCATTCCCCTTAAATTTAAAAGTGTGATAATGCACAAGAATAACAGTGCAAACAACAGTCTGTAATTTATGAAGGCAGGAAATGCCGATACAAGCGCCGCTGTGGCGGCAGAAAGGCTGACGGCAACCGTCATGACATAACCAATCATAAGGGCGGAAGCTGCAACCAGGGAGGCCGTTTTTCCTATGTTTTCAGCAGAAACGACATAGGCACCCCCACCATTTGGATAGCAGGCAATAATCTGCGAATATGAAAAAGCAAGCACCAGGAAAAGCAGAATAATTGGCGAAGTAACCAGGCCTAAGTAATCCACTGCAGCCAGTCCTATAATCGGAACCAGCACCAGCAGCATCTCCTCAATGGCATATGCTACCGAAGATACTGCATCACTTGCCATAATGGGAACACCCCAAAACGGTCCCAGCTTCTCTCCTTCCAGATCATTGCTTTTTAAAGCATTCCCCAGTAATATATTTTTTAATTTTTTCTTTGAATCCATGATAATTCCTCTCTGGCATTTTACTACATATTTTAATTATAGCCACTTTCCTATAATTAAATATTCCGATGAATCATCATAGGCTTAATTTTCGTTATTGTCAAGTGTAATTTATAACAGAATGGTATTAATAAAACGTTAAAAATAAATGTAGACCTTTCTTACCTTTTTATTTCTTATGTTATTTCTTATATGATTCCTAATGCTGTATCCAATCCCAAAACATCTCATTTGACTGAATAGATGATAACATACCTTCTAGCATACCATATTCATTTGTTTTATATCTTAAGGCTTAGTCTGTCTTTGGTAGGGGAGGTAAATACAATAAAATAAAACTTAAGTCTCACTAATTAATATATTTTTATTATTTCCCTATTTTCTTAAAAGAATATTCTCTGGAAAATACCTTTTTAATTTAATTCAGATTAAAATATTGCTACTATCTTTTCTTAGTTATCCACTCCTTTATCCCTCATCGCGAAACCGTATTGTTTTTCAGCATATTTTATTATATAGACCTAAGGTATTAGTTCTTAAATACATCTAGTAAAAATAAGGAAAAGGAGATATTTGAGGATATGAGTAATATTGCACTTCAAATAGAACGTACCTCAGATGGTACTGTTGATAATAATAGCAATGTCCTTTTTGATTCCACGGTATATTCCTCTGGTAACATTAGCTATAATCCATTAACCGGTACCATAACGATTAATGAAACAGGCAGATTCTATATTGACTGGTGGGTCGCCACTCAGTCTTCCCCCAACACCTTTGGTGTAATTTTTGCTATTGTCACTTCACAGGGCGATTTCCTGATAGGTAATTCACCGATAAAGACAACTGAAGTGGTGGGGATCGGAGTTATAGATGTTCCTGAAGCTCCAATAACTTTATCATTGGTTAACGTAAGCTCTGCTATGTTTTATTATAGTCCCAATTTACCGGTAAAAGCCACACTTGTTATCATTCAGGAGAATTCTGGTAATGAAGGGCCGACTGGTGATACTGGGCCGACGGGAAGCACTGGGCCGACTGGCAGCACCGGGCCGACTGGTGATACCGGACCGACTGGTAGCATAGGACCCACTGGCTATACTGGACCGACCGGCGACACTGGACCGACTGGCGGCACTGGACCTACCGGAGACATTGGACCTACCGGCGATACCGGACCTACTGGTGCTATAGGACCTACCGGCGATACTGGGCCCACTGGCGATGCTGGACCTACCGGCGATACTGGACCTACCGGCAATACTGGACCCACTGGCGATACTGGACCCATCGGCGACACTGGACCTACCGGCGATACCGGACCCACTGGCGATACTGGGCCGACTGGCGATACCGGGCCGACTGGTGATACTGGACCCATCGGCGACACTGGACCCACTGGCTATACTGGACCTTCCGGGGATACTGGGCCTACTGGCTATACTGGACCCACTGGCGACACTGGACCCACTGGCTATACCGGACCTTCCGGTGGCACTGGACCTACCGGTGACATTGGACCTACCGGAAATACTGGGCCTACTGGCTATACTGGACCTTCCGGTGGCACTGGACCTACCGGGCCTACCGGGCCTACTGGGCCTACTGGACCTACCGGGCCTACTGGTGACACCGGACCTACTGGGCCCACTGGCTACACTGGACCTACCGGATCTACTGGCTATACTGGTCCTACCGGGCCTACTGGCTATACTGGACCCACTGGCTACACTGGGCCTACCGGACCCACCAGCGATACCGGACCTACTGGTGACACTGGTGACACCGGACCTACTGGGCCCACTGGCTACACTGGACCTACCGGGGATACTGGGCCTACCGGCGATACTGGACCCACCGGGCCCACTGGCTATACTGGACCTACCGGTCCCACCGGTGATACTGGCCCCACCGGGCCTACTGGCGACACTGGAACTACTGGGCCTACTGGCTACACTGGACCTACCGGACCCACCAGTGATACTGGCCCTACCGGCGATACCGGTTCCACTGGGCCCACTGGCTATACTGGACCTACCGGGCCCACCAGTGATACTGGCCCCACCGGGCCTACTGGCGACACCGGAACTACTGGGCCTACTGGCTACACTGGACCTACCGGGCCCACCAGCGATACCGGACCTACTGGTGACACCGGACCTACTGGGCCCACTGGCTACACTGGACCTACCGGGCCTACCAGCGATACTGGGCCCACAGGACCTACTGGGCCCACTGGCGACACTGGACCTACCGGACCTACCAGCGATACTGGGCCTACCGGCGATACTGGACCCACTGGGCCTACTGGCTACACTGGACCTACCGGGCCTACCAGCGATACTGGGCCCACAGGACCTACTGGGCCCACTGGCGACACTGGACCTACCGGACCTACCAGTGATACCGGACCTACTGGTGACACCGGACCTACTGGCTATACTGGGCCCACCGGACCTACCGGGCCCACCAGTGATACTGGCCCCACCGGGCCTACTGGCGATACTGGACCTACTGGACCCACTGGCTACACTGGACCTACCGGGCCTACCAGTGATACTGGGCCCACCGGACCTACTGGCTATACTGGACCTACCGGGCCTACCAGTGATACCGGACCTACTGGTGACACTGGTGACACCGGACCTACTGGCTATACTGGGCCCACCGGGCCTACTGGCGATACTGGACCTACTGGCTATACTGGGCCTACCGGACCTACCGGCGATACTGGACCCACTGGTCCCACCGGCTACACTGGACCTACTGGCTATACTGGGCCTACCGGCGATACCGGACCTACTGGTGACATTGGTGACACCGGACCTACTGGCTATACTGGGCCTACTGGCTATACTGGACCTACTGGGCCCACTGGCTACACTGGGCCTACCGGGCCCACCAGCGATACCGGACCTACTGGTGACACCGGACCTACTGGGCCCACTGGCTACACTGGACCTACCGGGCCCACCAGCGATACCGGACCTACTGGTGACACCGGAACTACTGGGCCCACTGGCTACACTGGACCTACCGGGCCTACCGGTGATACTGGCCCCACCGGACCCACTGGCGACACCGGACCTACCGGTCCTACTGGACCTACTGGTGACACCGGGCCTACCGGCGCTACCGGACCCACCGGACCTACTGGCGACACCGGACCTACCGGCACTACCGGACCTACCGGTCCTACTGGACCTACTGGCGATACCGGACCTACCGGCACTACCGGACCTACTGGCGACACCGGACCTACCGGCGCTACTGGACCTACTGGCGATACCGGACCTACCGGCACTACTGGACCTACTGGCGACACCGGTCCTACTGGACCTACTGGCGACACCGGACCTACCGGCGCTACTGGACCCACCGGGCCTACTGGACCTACTGGCGACACCGGACCTACAGGCGCTACTGGACCGACTGGCGACACCGGACCTACAGGTGACACCGGGCCTACCGGCGCTACCGGACCTACCGGTCCTACTGGACCTACTGGCGCTACCGGACCTACCGGCACTACCGGACCTACTGGCGACACCGGTCCTACTGGACCTACTGGCGACACCGGTCCTACCGGCGCTACTGGACCTACTGGCGACACCGGACCTACTGGTGACACCGGACCTACCGGCGCTACTGGACCTACTGGCGATACCGGACCTACCGGCACTACTGGACCTACTGGCGACACCGGTCCTACTGGACCTACTGGCGACACCGGTCCTACCGGCGCTACTGGACCTACTGGCGACACCGGACCTACTGGTGACACCGGGCCTACCGGCGCTACCGGACCCACCGGACCTACTGGCGATACCGGGCCTACCGGCGCTACCGGAGCTACTGGCGATACCGGACCTACTGGCGACACCGGACCAGTCGCACCTGCATCTGCAGTCATTCCATTTTCAATTGTAAACAATGATGCTCAGTTAGTTACTACTGGTACCAATGGTGATCCTGAACAAATTCAGTTCGCGGGATTTAGCCGTAATTCTGAATATCCTGTCACTATTGACCCAGGGAACTGGACTTCCGGAACAATTAATTTTACTTTAGCGGAAGGGGGAAGTTTCAACTATGCAGCCTCCTTTGTTATGCCGCGGGACGTAATTGTAAGGAATATTTATGTAATATTTGGCACTGAGCAAGACAACTCGCTTGCAGAAGGAATTACTATGATCCCCTTCGCATGCCTTGCTGTGGCAAATCCAGACAATATTAATAATCAGATTTCATTCACTATAATACAAGATACGATTACTGACGCAGAACCATATGTTGGTCCAGCTTCCGGTACTCTTCCAAAATTTGCCATGAGAAGTGGATCCTTAACTAACTTAAATGTCCCCATCTCTGCAGGCACACTGGTTGCTATTGCCGTAGGCTGGAGAGGAGATGTGACTACCGGGGCACAATCTGGTGCTTTTTCAACCTTTGGAGGCATCTATATAGAATAAAAAATTACCGCCGGTTTTTCTACCGGCGGTAATCCTTTATTTAAAATATTTAACTCCGGATTCAAAGATCTTTAGATCCTGCTCTCCATAGATATTCATTGCCACAGCCTCTCCTCTTCTCTCGGAATGTGCCATCTTTCCAAGAATACGGCCATCTGGGCTTGTAATTCCCTCAATTGCCATAAATGAACCATTGGGGTTCCAACTCTCGTCCATAGTAGGACAACCAGTTTCATCCACGTACTGAGTCGCCACCTGTCCATTTTTAAACAGCTTTAAAAGCCATTCATCTGTTGCTACAAAACGACCTTCCCCATGGGAAGCCGGATTGCAGTATACCCCTCCCAATTCTGCTCCTGAAAGCCATGGAGACTTATTGCTTACGACCTTTGTATATACCATTTTAGAAATGTGGCGTCCAATGGTGTTCGTAGTCAGAGTCGGTGAATCCTCCCTTTGCTCTACAATCGTTCCTTCTGGTACCAGACCAAGCTTTATGAGTGCCTGGAATCCATTGCAGACTCCTAACATCAAACCGTCTCTTTCATTGAGAAGCTTGTTGATTTCCTCTTTGATCAGCTCATTGCGGAATACAGCTGCGAAAAATTTAGCGGAACCATCTGGTTCGTCACCTGCGGAAAAACCGCCTGGGAACATAACAATCTGGGAGTTTTTAATTTCATTTCGATAAAGCTCCACCGATTCCCTGATATCCTCAGCACTTAAGTTTTTAAAAACTCTTGTTGTCACATTAGCACCGGCACTTACAAATGCTTTTGTACTGTCGTATTCACAATTCGTGCCAGGGAAAACAGGAATGAACACATTGGGCTTTGCCACCTTATTTTTACATACGTAAATATTGTCACCTTTAAAAAGCGTCTCCTGGACTGGAGTCTTTTTTGCTCCTGAATCAGTAGGGAATACTTCCTCTAACGTTTCTGTCCATGATTTTAAAGCTTCACTCATAGTAATAGTTACATCTCCATAAGCAAATGCTTCCTGTTCTGTAACTTCGCCCAACAGAGTATGGGAAAATCCAAGTTCAGATATTCTATCTTCCGGTACTTCACAGACGATATTTCCCCAGCCGGCTGCAAAGAAATCCTCAGGATCAATTGTTTCTTCTATGGTTACTCCAAGTCTGTTACCAAAGGCCATCTTGCTGACCGCTTCACAAATTCCGTGGCCTTCCACTGCATAAGCCGATACAACCCGTCCAGCTAAAATGTCTGCAAAGAGCGCCTCGTATCCTTCCATGATCTGACTGTAATCTGGTAAGTCGTAGGAATCTTTCTTAATGGTAAATAATACGAGTTTATTTCCTGCCTTTTTAAGCTCTGGTGTGATGATATGCTTCTGGCTAGCAATATCCACAGCAAAGGAAACCAGAGTGGGAGGAACATCAATATCCTGGAAAGTACCAGACATACTGTCCTTTCCCCCAATGGAAGGAAGAGAGAATCCCATCTGTGCATGGTAAGCACCGAGAAGGGCTGCAAATGGCTGGCTCCAGCGAGTGCCTTCCTCTGACATTCTTCTGAAATATTCCTGGAAGGTAAATCGGATCTTTTTATAATCTCCGCCTGCTGCCACGATCTTGGCAACAGAGGTTAACACTGCATAAATTGCACCGTGATAAGGACTCCAGCTTGATAAATAAGGATCAAATCCATAGCTCATCATGGTAACGGTATCTGTAGTGCCCTGAAGCAGAGGAAGCTTTGCTACCATACATTGTGTTTCCGTCATCTGATATTTGCCGCCAAAGGGCATAAATACACTTCCAGCACCAATGGAACCGTCAAACATTTCCACCAGACCTTTTTGAGAGCATACATTTAAATCAGAAAGCACTTGAAGCCAGGAATTCTTTACATCAGCTATCTCTTTCTTTTCAAATACATTACCAGCTTTATCCGGTACTTCCAAAACTACAGATGCTTCCTGGTGGGCACCGTTCGTATCCAGGAATGCCCGGCAGATATCAACGATTGTCTTACCTCTCCAGCTCATGACCAGACGTTTTTCTTCCGTTACTTCAGCAACGACGACTGCTTCTAAATTTTCTTCCGCTGCAAAGGAAAGGAACTTATCCCGGTCCTTGGGATCAATGACAACAGCCATACGCTCCTGAGATTCGGATATGGCTATTTCAGTTCCGTCAAGTCCTGCGTATTTCTTCGGTACCATATCAAGATCAATTCTTAATCCATCGGCCAGTTCTCCAATGGCAACGGATACTCCGCCTGCACCAAAGTCATTGCACTTCTTTATAAGCTTGCTGACCTCTTCTCTGCGGAAAAGGCGCTGAATCTTTCTCTCGGTAGGCGCATTTCCCTTCTGCACCTCAGCCCCGCAGGTTTCAATTGAAGCTTCGGTATGAACCTTAGAGGAACCAGTGGCTCCACCGCAGCCATCACGACCGGTACGGCCGCCAAGCAGAATAATAATATCTCCTGGATCTGAAGTCTCACGGATCACATTGGCTCTTTTGGCAGCCCCCATAACGGCGCCGATTTCCATTCTCTTAGCCACATAATCCGGATGGTAGATTTCTTTTACATACCCGGTGGCAAGACCAATCTGATTACCATAGGAGCTATAGCCCTTAGCTGCCCCGGTTACTATTTTTCTCTGGGGAAGCTTTCCTTTTAAGGTTTCATGAAGAGGCTTTGTAGGATCGGCCGCTCCAGTCACGCGCATGGCCTGATAAACATAGGTACGTCCGGAAAGAGGATCGCGGATGGCTCCGCCAAGACAAGTGGCCGCACCACCAAAGGGTTCAATTTCCGTCGGGTGGTTATGGGTTTCATTTTTAAAGTTTACAAGCCATTCCTCTTCCACTCCGTCAACGAGAACTGGAACCACGATGCTGCAGGCGTTGATCTCTTCCGATACCTCAAGATCCTCAAGTTTACCTTCCTTACGGAGCTTTCTCATTGCCATGAGAGCGAGATCCATCAGACATACGTATTTGTCATTTTTTCCTTTTAATACCTCTTCCCGGTCTGCCAGATACTGATGATACGTATCCTCGATCGGTTTTCTGTAATCCCCGTCTGTAAAGGATACGTCTTTTAACTCTGTCTGGAAGGTGGTATGACGGCAGTGATCAGACCAATACGTATCCAATACACGGATTTCTGTCATAGTCGGATCTCTGTGCTCATCTTCTTTATAATAAATCTGAATATGGAGGAAATCCTGAAATGTCATGGCAAGGTTCAGGCCTTCGTACAACTCCTCTAATTCATTCTTTGTTAATTCCTTAAATCCTTCAAATACCAAAACATCCTCTGGTGTCTCAAATACAGTAACCAAAGTCTCTGGTCTTGTCTCATCTGCTTCTCTGGAATCTACTGGGTTGATGCAGAAGGATTTTATTTCTGTAATCTGTTCCTGGGTAAAGGACCCGGAAATTACATAAGTAACTGCGGACTTAATCACAGGCTCTTCGTCTTCCTTTAATAGCTTAATACACTGCTCTGCAGAGTCTGCTCTTTGATCGAACTGGCCGGGCAAATACTCTACGGAAAAGATCAGATCGCCTTCCTCAGCCGGAAATTCCTCCAAATAGTACTCGTCCACAGGAGGCTCGGAAAAAATGGTAGTAAGAGCCAATCCATAGATTTCATCAGACAGATTCTCCATATCATAACGGATCAAAACCCGCACTCCCTCCACACTGGAAATGCCAAGATAGCTTTTGATCTCTTCATTCAATTCATTGGCTTTCACAGCATAGGCTGGTTTTTTCTCCACGTATACTCTTCTTACACTCATAATTTCCTCCTTGTAAAAATCCATATGGTCCATTGATACCATCATCATACCACACTACATATCAATTAGTGAAATTAATATATCTTATGTTATTAATCAGTACAATTAATATAAAATAATCTTCTTTTTTAATTTGTATTATTCCCGGGATTGCATTCGACATTTTTCCATATTTTTTT
It encodes the following:
- a CDS encoding undecaprenyl-diphosphate phosphatase, which codes for MNLNVIEIFKVIFLGIVEGITEWLPISSTGHMLIVDEFLQLNASAAFKEMFFVVIQLGAILAVVGIFWDKMFPFQFKNKNMPVIRGDVFSLWFKTAFACIPGAAVTILFDDFIEAHLHTPFVIAAALIFYGIAFILVENWNKHRTPKINELTNITYQTAFLIGLFQVLSIIPGTSRSGSTIIGALIIGVSRVAAAEFTFFLAVPVMFGLSALKILKFGLEFSGSELIILVVGMVTAFVVSIFVIKFLMSFIKKHDFKLFGWYRIYFGLFVILITLLF
- a CDS encoding phosphoribosylformylglycinamidine synthase; protein product: MSVRRVYVEKKPAYAVKANELNEEIKSYLGISSVEGVRVLIRYDMENLSDEIYGLALTTIFSEPPVDEYYLEEFPAEEGDLIFSVEYLPGQFDQRADSAEQCIKLLKEDEEPVIKSAVTYVISGSFTQEQITEIKSFCINPVDSREADETRPETLVTVFETPEDVLVFEGFKELTKNELEELYEGLNLAMTFQDFLHIQIYYKEDEHRDPTMTEIRVLDTYWSDHCRHTTFQTELKDVSFTDGDYRKPIEDTYHQYLADREEVLKGKNDKYVCLMDLALMAMRKLRKEGKLEDLEVSEEINACSIVVPVLVDGVEEEWLVNFKNETHNHPTEIEPFGGAATCLGGAIRDPLSGRTYVYQAMRVTGAADPTKPLHETLKGKLPQRKIVTGAAKGYSSYGNQIGLATGYVKEIYHPDYVAKRMEIGAVMGAAKRANVIRETSDPGDIIILLGGRTGRDGCGGATGSSKVHTEASIETCGAEVQKGNAPTERKIQRLFRREEVSKLIKKCNDFGAGGVSVAIGELADGLRIDLDMVPKKYAGLDGTEIAISESQERMAVVIDPKDRDKFLSFAAEENLEAVVVAEVTEEKRLVMSWRGKTIVDICRAFLDTNGAHQEASVVLEVPDKAGNVFEKKEIADVKNSWLQVLSDLNVCSQKGLVEMFDGSIGAGSVFMPFGGKYQMTETQCMVAKLPLLQGTTDTVTMMSYGFDPYLSSWSPYHGAIYAVLTSVAKIVAAGGDYKKIRFTFQEYFRRMSEEGTRWSQPFAALLGAYHAQMGFSLPSIGGKDSMSGTFQDIDVPPTLVSFAVDIASQKHIITPELKKAGNKLVLFTIKKDSYDLPDYSQIMEGYEALFADILAGRVVSAYAVEGHGICEAVSKMAFGNRLGVTIEETIDPEDFFAAGWGNIVCEVPEDRISELGFSHTLLGEVTEQEAFAYGDVTITMSEALKSWTETLEEVFPTDSGAKKTPVQETLFKGDNIYVCKNKVAKPNVFIPVFPGTNCEYDSTKAFVSAGANVTTRVFKNLSAEDIRESVELYRNEIKNSQIVMFPGGFSAGDEPDGSAKFFAAVFRNELIKEEINKLLNERDGLMLGVCNGFQALIKLGLVPEGTIVEQREDSPTLTTNTIGRHISKMVYTKVVSNKSPWLSGAELGGVYCNPASHGEGRFVATDEWLLKLFKNGQVATQYVDETGCPTMDESWNPNGSFMAIEGITSPDGRILGKMAHSERRGEAVAMNIYGEQDLKIFESGVKYFK
- a CDS encoding APC family permease, which encodes MDSKKKLKNILLGNALKSNDLEGEKLGPFWGVPIMASDAVSSVAYAIEEMLLVLVPIIGLAAVDYLGLVTSPIILLFLVLAFSYSQIIACYPNGGGAYVVSAENIGKTASLVAASALMIGYVMTVAVSLSAATAALVSAFPAFINYRLLFALLFLCIITLLNLRGMREASKLFGIPTYAFILIMLALIVTGFVKLFTGNLSPVQYPESMKSVTDGVGTVSLFLLLRAFSSGCSALTGVEVVSNAVPSFREPSQKNAKNVLFILVGIIIVIFGGSVILVTSLHIIPLEGKTVISQLGSAVFGHGIMFYILQFATSLILLLAANTAYNGLPTLLAILADDGYVPRQFMHRGTRLSFSNGILFIFFLAAFLLIIFNAETHYLIPLYAIGVFLSFTLSQTGMVLRWIRVKGKGYWYKMLINGLGALMTGTGTVIVFVTRFHQGSWLLAIVIPVIVYIMYRIEKHYQFVGRQLKVNNFMAHYHKSVSKDTNLCIVLVGGINRSVLKALNYANLITSNVVALHISTDEKQSELLRKKWVETGIDVPLEVVNSPYRELIEPVEDYISKREQNLEPGDMITIVMSRFMEESWFANILHNQTTYFIMQRLRRHRNVSTVLVPYLYSSAFVPACEKKIEHEEWKKDK